ACCTGTTCGCGGCGGACCGTGGGGCACCGGTGGAGATGTCCCGGTCTATTTCGTCGGCCCACGTGGTGTAGCCGTCTTCGACGTCCCGACACACGGAGAGCATCCCGCCGACGAACCCCTCGAAGATGCTCGGCGACATTCTCTGCCCGACCGCACCCGAGTAGCCGGTAGCCGCAGCTTCAGAATGAAGCCGCTCAAGCAGGTCACCGTAGGCGGAGGAGGCAGGGGGAGCAGACGTGGAGCTGACTTCACTCGGCGTCGGCGCATGGTCTTGTTCAGCGGCGGAGATACTGCTCGCAGTCTGATCGTCGCCTCTGTCGCCATCTCCGCCGAAAAAGCCTGCCAACGCAAACCCGGCTACGGCCACGGCCCCCACTGACATCGCGACCGTCAGGGCCTTAGCCGAACGCCGGCGACGCGCTTCTTCTTCTGTCAGGCGTGCCTCTTCCTCCGCGGCATACCGCTGGTATCTAGCCCGGGTGATTCACGGGGATCTGCGGATCGCTGGGCGAAAATAGACCGAAGTGCTTCCTGAACAGGGGAAACTGGGACTTGTCTAAGGTTCCATGTTCGCCAGCAGAAAGCACTCGGTAGGTGAAGCGTACTTCGTGGTCGTCCGGCCTGTCCGTTACTGCTGATGGTGTCGGGGTGATCTCCCACGCCGGAGCCATCGCACCACGCCTTCTGGCTGATCAGGTGGGGCTGACAACTGAACTGTCAGGGGCCATGGCCCGCCGCCGGTTCATCCCGATCCACGACCGCGGCCGGGTGCTGATCGACGTCGCGGTGATGCTCGCCGATGGCGGCGAATCCATCTCAGACATCGGCGTCCTGCGCCACCAATCCGAGGCCCTGGGCCCGGTAGCCTCGGCCCCGACGGTGTGGCGCACACTCGATGAGATCACTGCCGGCAAGCGCAAGAAGATCCAGGTAGCGCGTGCCCGCACCCGCCGTCACGTGTGGTCCCGCCTGCCCGGCGGGGTGCCCGCATCGGCGTGTGCGGGGCGGGATCTGGGATCGACGGTCGTGCTCGATGTGGACGCCACGATCGTGGTCACCCACAGCGAAAAAGAGAACGCCGCACCGACGTACAAGCGCACGTTCGGGTACCACCCGATCGGTGTGTGGTGCGACAACACAGGGGAGTTCCTCGCCGCGAGCCTGCGCCCGGGCAATGCCGGGTCCAACACCGCGGCTGACCACATCGACGTCCTGGGCCAGGCGATCGCGCAGATCCCCGCCGCTCACCGCCGTGACCTGCTGATTCGATCCGACGGTGCAGGCGCCTCCCATGACCTTCTGGATTGGATCACCGAACAGAACGGCATCCGCGGTCGACGGGTGGAGTACTCGGTCGGGTTCTCCATCACCGCCCCGCTACGCCGGGCCATCGCGATCTGCCCAGAGGCTGCGTGGGGGCCGGCATTGAATCCCTCCGGCGACATCCGAGACGGGGCCGAGGTTGCCGAACTGACCGGCTTTCTCAGCCCCAGGATGCTCGCGAAGTGGCCGGATGGGATGCGGGTCATCGTCCGCCGAGAACGGCCCCATCCGGGTGCTCAGTTGTCGATGTTCGAGGAGATCGACGGGTGGCGCTACCAGGCGTTCGTCACCAACACTGCCACCGGTCAGCTGCAGTTCCTCGAGGCCAGGCATCGGGCTCACGCCCGGGTCGAGGACCGGATACGCCACGCCAAAGACACCGGCCTGGGCCGTCTGCCCTCCCGGGAGTTCGCTTTAAATCAGGCCTGGCTGGTGGCGGTGATGCTCGCCGCGGATCTGGTGGCCTGGACGCGGATGCTCTCTTGCACCGGCGAGGCCGCAGTTCTGGCGTTGTGCGAGCCCAAAGCGCTGCGCTACCGCTTCCTCCACGTGGCAGCCCGGCTGGTCCGCAGCGGCCGACGGCGGCGCGTGAAGATTCCCGAAACGTGGCCCTGGGCGACTGCCATCGTCGCAGTGTTCAACACGATCGCCGCGATCCCAAAACCGGCCTAACCTCACCCACCCGCCCACGACAGAACCACCGGAGACCCGCCCACCGGCAGCGCCAGCCGGCACTCCTGCACGCCCACCCACGAAATGGATCCCGCCGTCACCCGACAGCAGCAATCCTCACGCTCCGTGAATCAGCGGGGCTAGCCTCCGCCTCTTGCTTCCGTTGAAGCGCTGCCTCACAGTCATGACGCTCGAACACACGCAACTCGTTACAGACCTCACAACGATTCATTTGTCATTTCCTTCTCAGCGTTTGTATGCGTCGTGTCTCGTGCGGTGCGTGCATCCGGCGGCAACGCGCGCATGGGCATGAGCATGGAACTACAACGCCAACGTCGCCGTCTGTGCTGAATCGGAGGGGCCAGTGACCGTGCAGGAGGTCAGGGCCCTTCTCGCTACGAATCCTCTGATTCCGGCTTAGCCGATCGACGGGGCAGGAACTTCGACGCTCGCGAGTTGAGAGACCGCGGCGACTCTTCTACTGCGTCTTCGGCGGCCTCATCGTCGGTGCGCTTCCGAAGCAGTCGCTTGCTGAGCCCCTCTGCGGCCTTGCCGGTAGCCAGTCGCGCAGACTCGAGGGTATTGCTGCTTGCCTGGACTGCGCTGCCGAAGCCTTCCGTCCCGGAGGCGACCACCTTGTCTCGTGCATCGAGGGCGGCGTCTCGCCAGCGTCGGCCTTCGAGGTCGGCCTGGTCACCGTCAATCCCGAGAAGTTGCTGGAAGCTGATGACGTCGTTGTGAACCTTGTTACGAGCGCTCAGCACCTTGGGCGCGGCCATCGGGTTGAGCAGTAGTTTGGCGTCGGCTAGACCAGCGGCTACATCCATGCGCAGAAGGAGTGAGGCGGTGCCGGTCGCGAGCTGGTCGAGCCGCCGCTGTCTGGCCAGCTGGAGTCCCTCGCGATGGTCGTCGAGTTCGCCGGGCGACGCGTCAAGAACTCGGTCGAGCTCCAGCACGGCGATCCCGTCCTGGAGACGGAAGCAGTGCGCAAGCACGGCCAGCCATTCCTGGACTGTTCGCTCCGCTTGTCTGGAGACATCCGCCAGGTCGTTCACCCTGTCTTGACTCTCCAGCTTTTCGGCGATGCCGGTCAACTGCTTAAGCGCGTAAGCCTGCGTCCGCCCGATTGTGAGGCTCGTCGATTGCACTTTGGACCAGGTGATCTCTGAGACTCGTCCAACCGAGTCGCGGATGGTCATCGCTTCGTCGAGCACAAAGTCGACGCCGATCATGTCCGCGATTACAGCGTCCTTCTGGGCCCGCAGTACGTCGTCGACCTTGGCGTCGATGACGGCGAGGTAGTCGGTGATCTCGTCCATCGTCTGCTGCATGGCCATCTGGGCCATCACTCCGGCGGCGCCGGCCAGCATCGCAGGATTGGCAAGTGCCTGCCCGGGGCCGTTCACGATCTCGAGGATGCCCTTGATTTTCCCGTTGTCCTCGGTGAGGATCGCGCGGCTCACCTTTCCGCTGGAGCCCGTCATTTTCCGGCTCGTGTTGAACGCCGCTGCCGACTCCTTGGTGAGCTTGACCCAACGACCCGATTCGGCAGAGATCTCCGCCCCTGCTTGGGCGATGCCAGCTGACGTATTGAGCGTGGAACTGATCCGCTTCAGATCCAACTCCTTCGATGGAAGGCCTTGCGAAGCCAGGAACTGTTCCACCGCAGTACTGTGGCCGATCACGGCGACGCCGTCCCCGTCGTTGATCAACTCGATCTCATATGTCATGACTACTCCAATGTGAGCGGGGTTCGCCCGCGGCCTGAAGATAAGAATGCACTACCGGTCCGACACTCGCCGGTGCCGGTCGGGCCCCGCACACTTGGACACTCTGGAATGGACCGGGCCCAGAACCGGCACCTGCCCAGACGCAGGTAGTCGCCAGCCTTCTCGCGCTCCGCTCGGTGGCCACGGGCGGGCGCGCGGAACCGGCGCTCGGCAGCCGCCTGCCGACGGTGGTCGACCCCGCCCCTCGTTGCGCGTCTAGCGGGGATCCCGCTCGCAGGCGATCCCGTCGTTGTCGCCGTCCATCGACGGGTCGTAGTACCTGCTCCCACGATGCATGGGGGCGACGCCGAGGTTCCAGGCCTCCCGGCATCCCGAGAGTCGGGGCGCGGGGGCAGGCGTAGGACCGGGCGCGGGAGCCGCCACACCCGGTGCCGGCACGAAGTGCAAGGACCAGACAAACGGGTACGGCAGCAGCGGCAGCGCCATGGCGTCGAAGCCCATCGGGGCGGGGATGACAACCGGGGCGAACTCGGGCAGGGCGATGACGCCCGATCCGACCTGCATCTCGGCGGCTGTGACCGAGGGGGCGGTGCCGAGAACGGCGACCGCGGCCAGGCCGAGGGTGGCGAGCGAACGACGGATCATGTGTGAAGACCTCGAGGGGTGCAGGCCACAGATGTGGCTCCGATGAGAAGACGCTCAGAGTAGCCTGTGCATGTTCACGTCGCTGACCAGTCTGTGAAAGTGGGGCCATGACCAACCGCACCGGGCAACGGAATCCACCCACCCGCAGGCGCCTCGCCCTCGCGATCGCAGCAGCCGCTACAGCAACCGCACCCGGCGCAGCCCCCGCCCTCGCCGCCCAGTCGAACCCAGCGACCGACACGCCGACGCCTCCGATCCCCCGCGGCATGCCCCAGATCGTCAGCGATGTACTCGGGCCGAGTGACCCGGCGTTCTGGAACCCGGCGGTCCCCGGCACCCGGGTGCTGACCCCGATAGAGCCCGGTGGCGAGGTGGCCTGCGCGACGGGATTCGTCCCGGTCATCTCGTGCTCCACCGCCCACAGGTCACCGTACGGATCCCCGCAGCGCGCGCTCGAGTTCATCGATGTCCCCGTGCCCGGCGGGCCGCCTCTACGCGTGTGGTTCGACGTGCCCCGCCTGGGCGACGGCTCCACGGAGGAACCGGTGAGGCGAATCGTGACCTGGTGGCTCACCAACCCCACGCCGTTGCAGTAAGCACCCCGGATCCGGACCCCGTTAAGAGATCCCCATCTGAGTTGACCCTAAAGTTTCTAGTTGCATCACAGATTGAGCCGATCTGAACCGGTGAAGCTCTTCCGCTCGATTGAGATGAGGTTGGATTGGGCGTTTCGAAGGCTCAGTCTGGAAACTGGCGGTTCAGCCGCCACGTGGGGAACCTGACGGTGAGGACCAGCCGCTCCCCCGTGATCAGCTTCCCGCCATGCCGCCGATCTGCTGTCCCAGGTCGAGCCCGTTGATCAGGTCGGCGGAGAACGTGGCCGGGTCGGCCCCGATTTCGCCGAGGGCGGTCGACCCGGAGATCACCGAGCCCAGGCCCAGCCCGTCGAGGCTGCCGGTCACGACCTCGGTCGGGTTGGGCTCGCGGATGGTCACGCAGGTGTTGATGGGGTTCGCCACCCTGTAGCCGCTCACCAGCGCCAGATTCGTGGCGGCGCCGGTGTTGAGCACGTCGCCCGGGGTGGCGTCTGCGGGCACTCGGTAGGTGGTTTCGAGCGTGGCACGCGCGTTGCCGGCAGTGGTCCAGCCGGCGCCCGAGTAGCGGATCGAGTTGGTCGCCGAGTCGCGGGTCACGTCGTTGGTGACGGTGGTCCACGTCTGACCTCCGAGCAGGTACCACACGCTCGAGCGGGCTTGGCCAACTCGAACCCGGCCGGGTAGAAGTCCTGGATCGCCGCCACGAGCGCGCCTGCATCGCTGACTGTCGTCCGGAACGTCACTGTGCCGCCGGGGGCCGGCGAGGGGGCATGGAGCCCACTCGGTGGAGTGAGTGTCGGGCCGTGGGACTCGGGTACGCGTGACGGCGCGCGACCGCTGACCCCACCTACAACTCGCTGAAGAATCTCAGCGAGGTTTCGTCAGTAG
This Dietzia psychralcaliphila DNA region includes the following protein-coding sequences:
- a CDS encoding IS1380 family transposase — encoded protein: MKRTSWSSGLSVTADGVGVISHAGAIAPRLLADQVGLTTELSGAMARRRFIPIHDRGRVLIDVAVMLADGGESISDIGVLRHQSEALGPVASAPTVWRTLDEITAGKRKKIQVARARTRRHVWSRLPGGVPASACAGRDLGSTVVLDVDATIVVTHSEKENAAPTYKRTFGYHPIGVWCDNTGEFLAASLRPGNAGSNTAADHIDVLGQAIAQIPAAHRRDLLIRSDGAGASHDLLDWITEQNGIRGRRVEYSVGFSITAPLRRAIAICPEAAWGPALNPSGDIRDGAEVAELTGFLSPRMLAKWPDGMRVIVRRERPHPGAQLSMFEEIDGWRYQAFVTNTATGQLQFLEARHRAHARVEDRIRHAKDTGLGRLPSREFALNQAWLVAVMLAADLVAWTRMLSCTGEAAVLALCEPKALRYRFLHVAARLVRSGRRRRVKIPETWPWATAIVAVFNTIAAIPKPA
- a CDS encoding excalibur calcium-binding domain-containing protein, whose translation is MIRRSLATLGLAAVAVLGTAPSVTAAEMQVGSGVIALPEFAPVVIPAPMGFDAMALPLLPYPFVWSLHFVPAPGVAAPAPGPTPAPAPRLSGCREAWNLGVAPMHRGSRYYDPSMDGDNDGIACERDPR